The stretch of DNA AAGCAATCAATAAATTGCAAGCAATTAGGGTGGTTCAGATGACGCAGAATCTCCACCTCTCTAACAATATCTTGGCACATTCTGTCCAACGAGAGACCTCGCTTTTCAAACACCTTGAGGGCAACAGGGCTCCCCTTGCTCACTTTATCACCATCTACGAGGCTCACACCCTTGAACACCGACGCATACGTTCCTCGCCCCACAAAGTCTAAAATTTCGTCCGTCGCATACAGGCGGTCCATAAGACGTTCCATGCGAAAGGGAACGTGCGACATACCTGCACAAAACACTGATAAAGGTGGGGAAAGAAATATGTTTCAACCtccacttctttccttcctctcaccaaaaggaaaaacgggATAAAGAAGCGAATAACGCCAGCAATTGAATACGCACATCAACACAATTAGCACGAAAAGGGATACACGCGGTACTTTCACAGGTGAGTGGTTAGCTTCTCCATCACCCGTGttgacatatatatacgaatatgtATATTTACACAAAAGGTGCATAAAGAGTCATTGTGCACCCTTTCATCATCTCTATACATTCTAGTAACCACAACGAAAATGAGAGGAAACGTACCTGAACAGGTGCCAGGGTTGCACCGCCACCAAAATAACCGCACGACGAAGGTTACGTCACTGTCTTCCACAAAAGGATGGACAACGGGCCCCAGGTCATGTATATGTACCCCTTCATCTCATGAGTCACAAAGGACCCAAAGTTCTTGCCAACGACACAATGCCAAATACCCTTGTATTTCTTTTGGAATTCCCGCTTCACGAAAGAAGCCACGCCATTCTCCAGCGATTCCGTTTCAAAGGCCTGAATGACAAGGTTACGCGCCTCCTCCTGCATCTCTTTCGTCATATCAGCGTTAATGTTGAATTCATGGTGCTTAGACATGTTGTGTGGCTTTAATAATACTACACACCCCTTAACTTGGTTAAACCCGTGACGATTAACTGTTGCTCGTGGCACGATCCCAAACAATTACGGACAGATGCCTTGCGAGGGAACAACGGTGGAGTGCTGCTCACGGCTACACGGCTGTAGGCGCaatgaaaaaggggggaaaacgtATGGGCAAAGAACGTCGTCAGATGATGAAAtagagaaagaaggaaagtgatTGATCCGAGCATGGAATAATCGGATTAAGGtaacgaagaaaagaggcGGAAGTGCTTGAAAGGGTCTCGTGCAACCTCACAAACGGgagtcaaaaaagaaaaaagagggaaacgcgagaagagggaaactaagttgaaaagaaaaaaaggaaggggatgaACAAAGACAGgggaaataatataaaattaAACGGTTGTGGACAGACAAAACTTGAACAAACGAGAGAGAACAAAACTGAAAATGTTCTGTCAGTTTGGTTTCCTGTATATCAACATATACgaatgtgtgtatgtttctgTTCCCGCTTACTGCCGACGTAAATCTCCCCCACCAACCAGCGCAGTGGCATCCGGACATTTTCGATTTTACCCAAGGCGTTTTCTGCGGTAACAAAGCACCATTAGCTTTACAAAGCGGCCTAATGAATTACACCCAACACCACGgtcccctccctttcttaTCGTGAGCCGTAAAacgcacatacaaacacatacatatttCTTTACGTTAACTTCACATATTACCTGGCATCCTCACacataacagaaaaaaaacaccgcctCCTCCACTCCTCTTTATTACACGTCACGTTTGGGCACAACGTTATCACTTTACAGCAGTTTTTTCATACAGCATTTTGACAGTCACACCAATCTCCTGTGTTTGCGAGGCCAAACTCGTCACGGCAAACTGTGTCTGGTCGTGCTTCATCACAAGAGTCGTAACAGATGCAGCCAAACTGCTGTTATGCTCTGCAAGCAGACGGTTACATTCCAACAAAGATgtgttctccctttttagACCGATAACCTCACCTTCCAACCGCCGCTTATCCCGTAGCAAacgctttgttttcttcctctctcgGCACAAGGCAGACACAACACCCTCCACATCCACCGATAATTTTCCCCGCATCGGGCTAACATCCGACATTTCGCTGCCAGTACTGCTACGAAGACTGTTACCGCTGCTGTGGTCCCTCGCCCCCTCGGCATTGAAATCCCTCTTTGAAACTGTCTTATCCACAATCCACTGTGGCCGCGAGCCATCACGGTAATCAGCCTTCGGGCCGTGGTCAATAAAACTGCCACTACTTCCGTTGCTCATTGACATGTGACTACAGCGCTCACAGCAGCcacaccacaaacaccagTCACCTTATCCCCTTGCTCTCAGATGAAACAACAGGTCGGGATGCCTTCAAATTATACAGAATGTcgaacaagggggaaaaaaaaactagctTCAAAGTAACAGACGAGATCAGAATAAACGAGCGGCAATTGCTGTTACAAAGAGAGGTAAATATTTCTGGAAAAGCAGGAATACTCGAGAAttgtaaaataataataataatagagtagatgaaaagcaaacaatTGAAACTATCGTCAAGGTGGGGCAAGTGATTTCGACTCAAAATACTTATCCACAAATCGATACGCCCATGCGAGAGAAATGGCAGCAAGAATCTTGAGGCAATATAGCCTCCCTCAGT from Trypanosoma brucei brucei TREU927 chromosome 5, complete sequence encodes:
- a CDS encoding dynein light chain, putative, which codes for MSKHHEFNINADMTKEMQEEARNLVIQAFETESLENGVASFVKREFQKKYKGIWHCVVGKNFGSFVTHEMKGYIYMTWGPLSILLWKTVT